One genomic region from Reichenbachiella ulvae encodes:
- a CDS encoding carboxypeptidase-like regulatory domain-containing protein translates to MPFKIYFFKTATITMALLLWSCDCHRHAEGVVLDAQTQLPIAEVQIVNDRDFEEGITSQLILTDSTGYFEYSDISGGLFGCPDLVLVFSKRGYKIHRLNLSENNGYQIDTVFLEQ, encoded by the coding sequence ATGCCTTTCAAGATATACTTTTTCAAAACCGCCACAATCACGATGGCATTATTACTTTGGAGTTGCGACTGTCATAGACATGCTGAAGGAGTAGTCTTAGATGCTCAGACCCAACTTCCTATTGCAGAAGTTCAAATCGTAAATGACCGAGACTTTGAAGAGGGGATCACCAGCCAACTCATCCTGACAGATTCGACTGGGTACTTCGAATATTCTGACATTTCAGGAGGCTTATTTGGCTGCCCGGATCTGGTATTGGTCTTCTCCAAAAGGGGCTACAAAATCCATAGGCTTAACCTTTCGGAAAATAATGGTTATCAAATCGACACAGTTTTTTTGGAGCAATAA
- a CDS encoding efflux RND transporter periplasmic adaptor subunit: protein MDRVIEKKKWTTKKIAMISGGVLVLSFVLYNFIFADKGVKLKVNEDKIKIATVVNDQFREFIPVDGTVVPIKTIRLDAIEGGVVEKKYYEGGILVEEGDTILKLANNDLVQNFIREETQAFILVNNLENTKLDLQRMQFELKRRLIELDYDIADAKDNYERGKKLREEKVISEQEFLRLQRAYERLTSARKIEIESQAFDAKNAKIQIRQTEETLKRTRNNLNLIKANLENLYIKAPISGRLSSVDVEVGESIQRGQNIGQIDDLSGFKVRADIDEHYIARIYEDLQGTFDFDGGSHKLQIYKIYPEVNNGLFSVDLAFEGKAPEGVRRGLTRPIKLQLSENIQALQIPRGSFYQTTGGNWIFVIDKESGDAVRKKIRLGRQNPRYYEVLEGLEAGDQVVVSSYEGYEDKDRLVFK, encoded by the coding sequence ATGGATCGAGTTATTGAAAAGAAGAAGTGGACTACCAAGAAGATCGCAATGATCAGTGGAGGCGTTTTGGTTTTGAGCTTTGTTCTATACAATTTCATTTTTGCGGACAAGGGCGTCAAGCTCAAGGTCAACGAAGACAAAATCAAAATTGCCACAGTGGTGAACGACCAGTTCCGTGAGTTTATACCCGTAGATGGTACCGTGGTGCCGATCAAAACCATCCGTCTCGATGCGATCGAAGGAGGTGTAGTAGAAAAGAAATACTATGAAGGAGGAATTCTGGTAGAAGAGGGTGACACAATCCTGAAACTAGCCAACAATGACCTGGTTCAAAATTTCATCCGGGAAGAAACACAGGCTTTCATCCTGGTCAATAATCTGGAGAATACCAAGCTCGACCTGCAGCGCATGCAGTTCGAACTCAAGCGCAGGTTGATCGAGCTGGATTATGATATAGCGGATGCTAAGGATAACTATGAAAGAGGCAAGAAGCTGAGAGAAGAAAAAGTGATCTCTGAGCAGGAGTTTCTTCGACTACAGCGCGCTTATGAGCGTTTGACCTCAGCCCGCAAGATTGAGATCGAATCTCAGGCTTTTGATGCGAAGAATGCTAAAATTCAGATCAGACAAACGGAAGAAACGCTGAAAAGAACCCGCAACAACCTGAACCTGATCAAAGCGAATCTGGAGAACTTGTATATCAAAGCGCCGATCTCAGGCAGGCTATCATCTGTGGACGTAGAGGTGGGAGAGTCTATCCAACGTGGACAGAATATCGGTCAGATCGATGACCTCAGCGGATTCAAAGTGCGAGCGGATATCGATGAGCACTACATCGCCAGGATCTATGAGGACTTGCAGGGGACTTTTGATTTTGATGGAGGCAGTCACAAGCTGCAGATCTACAAGATCTACCCTGAAGTCAACAACGGTTTGTTCTCTGTGGACCTGGCCTTCGAAGGCAAAGCGCCAGAAGGCGTGCGTAGAGGTTTGACTCGTCCGATCAAGTTGCAGTTGAGCGAAAATATTCAGGCCTTGCAGATCCCAAGGGGCAGTTTTTATCAGACGACTGGGGGCAATTGGATATTTGTCATAGACAAGGAAAGTGGCGATGCAGTTCGCAAGAAGATAAGACTGGGTAGACAAAACCCGAGATACTATGAAGTGCTGGAAGGACTGGAAGCGGGAGATCAGGTGGTGGTATCCTCATATGAAGGCTATGAAGACAAAGATCGACTGGTATTCAAGTAA
- a CDS encoding ABC transporter ATP-binding protein, with product MENPTTLLKTNDLKKIYFTDEIETTALAGVNLEVKDGEFVAIMGPSGCGKSTLLNILGLLDNPSEGEFFFKDQEISGFNERKRADLRKENIGFVFQSFNLIDELTVFENIELPLIYLKYSAAERKKRVEEVMEQMKIMHRRNHFPQQLSGGQQQRVAISRAVVAKPNMILADEPTGNLDSANGQEVMLLLNELNEKGTTVIMVTHSPIDAEYAHRVIHLFDGQIVSENINSKDKVLV from the coding sequence ATGGAAAATCCTACTACACTACTCAAAACGAACGACTTAAAGAAAATCTACTTTACGGACGAAATCGAAACTACTGCACTGGCAGGCGTGAACCTTGAGGTCAAAGACGGGGAGTTCGTGGCGATCATGGGACCATCAGGATGTGGCAAGTCTACTTTGCTGAATATTCTGGGGTTATTAGACAATCCTTCTGAAGGGGAGTTCTTCTTCAAGGATCAGGAAATTTCCGGCTTCAACGAAAGAAAAAGAGCCGACCTAAGAAAAGAAAACATTGGTTTTGTATTCCAGAGTTTTAACCTAATCGATGAATTGACAGTATTCGAAAACATCGAATTGCCATTGATCTACTTGAAGTACTCTGCTGCTGAGCGAAAGAAAAGAGTGGAGGAGGTAATGGAGCAAATGAAGATCATGCACCGCCGCAATCACTTTCCACAGCAGTTGTCAGGTGGACAGCAGCAGCGCGTGGCGATCTCTCGAGCAGTAGTAGCCAAGCCTAACATGATTTTGGCCGATGAGCCTACGGGTAACCTGGATTCAGCCAATGGTCAGGAAGTGATGTTGCTTTTGAACGAGCTGAATGAAAAAGGAACCACAGTAATCATGGTAACGCACTCACCGATCGATGCAGAATATGCACACCGTGTGATTCATCTCTTTGATGGTCAGATTGTATCTGAAAACATCAATAGCAAGGACAAAGTACTGGTGTAA
- a CDS encoding TolC family protein: MKSILVVIMLLMGYWLCAQPVDSLNREVRVLTLDECMQVAMDNNIQLKRVQNDARIADANYFQSLMEFLPSVGVSMNYDLYNGTFFDNTAARQVTEVTNSSSPRLDASWTIFNGFSTHYNRQSALNQKEASTYAVEEQKQSVESNVLAAYLSVVLDKENIKISEGRIALLESQLLREKKRNEIGVGNLEEVYNFQSQLANENLTLVNRKNALMTDMLRLLQTLQLEVSRDYDVAPYDFDLDPDLVEIERFDEVLESSIAYSPGIKRAMSNAESASYQFKSARAQHLPTVSLFARIGSSYSSNGARNPKNGVNDANATFGEQMDWNRYDYVNLSVSLPIFYNWRLRNATQVAKINRENASLDLKQTELDMTNTIQQVYLDLVSAQETYKAAEENLMALNQSFEYVATRYENGNTDFYTYLESLNNKNRAEIELVNAKYRIVFRKKILDVYRGQL; encoded by the coding sequence ATGAAAAGTATATTAGTAGTAATCATGTTGTTGATGGGGTATTGGCTTTGTGCGCAGCCCGTAGATTCTCTGAATCGTGAGGTGAGAGTCTTGACGCTGGACGAGTGCATGCAGGTAGCTATGGACAACAACATTCAGCTGAAACGTGTGCAGAACGATGCTCGCATCGCAGATGCCAACTACTTTCAGAGCCTGATGGAGTTTTTGCCATCAGTAGGAGTGAGCATGAACTATGATCTGTACAATGGTACTTTCTTTGATAATACAGCCGCCAGGCAAGTGACCGAAGTGACCAACTCCTCCAGTCCCAGACTGGATGCTTCTTGGACGATATTCAATGGTTTCAGTACCCACTACAACCGCCAATCGGCCCTGAATCAAAAGGAAGCTTCGACCTATGCCGTGGAGGAGCAAAAGCAAAGCGTAGAGTCCAATGTGCTGGCAGCCTACCTCAGCGTGGTATTGGACAAAGAGAACATCAAAATCTCTGAAGGAAGAATTGCCCTGCTCGAATCGCAGCTCTTGAGAGAGAAGAAAAGAAATGAAATTGGGGTGGGCAATCTGGAGGAGGTTTACAACTTTCAGTCCCAACTGGCCAATGAAAACCTAACCCTGGTCAACCGAAAAAACGCCCTGATGACCGATATGCTCCGACTCTTGCAGACCTTGCAGTTGGAGGTGTCTCGTGACTATGACGTGGCTCCCTATGATTTTGATTTGGATCCTGATTTGGTAGAGATCGAGCGTTTCGACGAAGTGCTAGAGTCGTCGATAGCCTACTCCCCCGGAATCAAAAGAGCCATGAGTAATGCCGAATCGGCTAGCTATCAGTTCAAGAGTGCACGAGCTCAACACCTCCCGACTGTTTCACTTTTTGCTCGCATAGGATCTTCCTATTCGTCTAATGGTGCCAGAAATCCTAAAAATGGTGTGAACGATGCGAATGCGACATTTGGTGAGCAGATGGACTGGAACCGCTACGATTATGTGAATCTGTCGGTGTCTCTTCCAATCTTTTACAACTGGCGTCTGCGCAACGCCACACAAGTCGCGAAGATCAACAGAGAAAATGCTTCATTGGATTTGAAACAGACAGAACTGGACATGACCAATACCATTCAGCAGGTGTATTTGGATTTGGTGTCAGCACAAGAAACATACAAGGCAGCTGAGGAAAACTTGATGGCCCTCAACCAATCATTCGAATATGTGGCCACCCGTTACGAAAATGGTAATACCGATTTCTACACCTATCTGGAGAGCCTAAACAATAAAAATCGCGCAGAGATCGAACTGGTCAATGCCAAATATAGAATCGTCTTTAGAAAGAAAATCCTCGATGTTTACAGAGGTCAACTATAA
- a CDS encoding homoserine dehydrogenase: MKLGIFGFGVVGQGLYHVLQQSNSIQAEIEKFCIKDITKPRSLDKALFTDDKNELLHNDKIDVIVELIDDAEAAFEIVKEAMNRGKHVVSANKKMIAEHLEELLELQRKNKVSLLYEGSCCASIPIIRNLEEYYDNDLMTSLEGIFNGSTNFILTKMINESASYENVLKEAQDLGFAESDPTLDVEGIDARYKLCILLYHAFGLITNPDELFTLGITKINTFDIEFAQKNNYEIKLIARGKKVGDFIDATVLPTFVHQSSILAQTKNEYNAVILESAFSESQFLYGKGAGDKPTGSAVLSDISALGYGYRYEYKKASRTNNFALHEDFEMKVYVRFKDQHPNESDFIEVVEKYSGPDGNYWIGYVSRQKMKDAKWLEIPDLNVIALG, encoded by the coding sequence ATGAAACTAGGAATTTTTGGTTTTGGAGTAGTGGGACAAGGTTTGTATCACGTCCTGCAGCAATCGAATTCGATCCAGGCAGAGATCGAAAAATTTTGTATCAAAGACATCACAAAGCCCAGAAGCCTGGACAAGGCCTTGTTTACCGACGACAAAAACGAACTGCTACACAATGACAAAATCGATGTGATCGTAGAGCTGATCGATGACGCAGAGGCAGCCTTCGAGATTGTAAAAGAAGCCATGAACCGTGGCAAGCATGTGGTCTCGGCTAATAAAAAAATGATTGCCGAGCATCTGGAAGAGCTCTTAGAACTGCAGAGAAAAAACAAAGTCTCCTTGCTGTACGAAGGGTCATGCTGCGCGAGTATTCCTATCATTCGCAACCTGGAAGAATATTATGACAATGACCTGATGACCTCTCTGGAAGGCATCTTCAACGGATCGACCAACTTCATCCTGACTAAAATGATCAACGAAAGTGCTTCTTATGAAAATGTACTCAAGGAGGCCCAAGATTTAGGTTTTGCGGAGAGTGACCCTACGCTGGATGTGGAAGGGATCGATGCACGGTACAAATTGTGCATCCTGCTTTATCACGCATTTGGTCTCATCACCAATCCTGATGAGCTCTTCACATTGGGCATCACCAAGATCAACACTTTCGATATTGAGTTCGCTCAAAAGAACAACTACGAAATCAAATTGATCGCCCGAGGCAAAAAAGTAGGTGACTTTATCGATGCGACGGTACTGCCTACCTTCGTGCATCAATCGTCCATCCTGGCTCAAACTAAAAACGAATACAATGCCGTAATTCTGGAAAGTGCCTTCTCCGAAAGTCAATTCCTTTATGGCAAAGGAGCCGGAGACAAACCTACCGGTTCGGCTGTACTGTCAGATATCTCAGCGCTAGGCTATGGCTACCGATACGAGTACAAAAAGGCCTCCCGTACCAATAACTTCGCGCTACACGAGGACTTTGAGATGAAAGTCTATGTGCGATTCAAAGACCAGCACCCGAACGAATCAGATTTTATCGAAGTGGTTGAAAAATACTCAGGCCCAGACGGGAACTACTGGATCGGCTATGTATCCAGACAGAAAATGAAAGATGCCAAATGGCTGGAAATTCCAGATTTGAATGTGATTGCTTTGGGGTAG
- a CDS encoding trans-sulfuration enzyme family protein, which yields MQETTNILHSIPTDPLTGALSVPIYQTSTFQQEAPGVNKGFDYSRSNNPTRKALEDCIAQLENGIAGFAFASGLAAVDAVIKLCQSGDEILAVDDIYGGTFRSFEKLYKKFGITARYVDTSDLDAVHQAIRRKTKIIWLETPTNPTLKISDIQAIAEIAKVHGCLLVVDNTFASPALQKPLDLGADIVLHSGTKYLAGHSDVIAGLIAVKTQELADEIKFIQNATGSILGPWDSWLTLRGIQTLELRIEKQCRTALEVARHLVSLDAVDQVNYPGLFFHPNHELAGKQQKQYGAVISFSFKEDSKEIAETFVCNTKLFKLAESLGGVKSLCCHPASMTHKGTPAETRQKAGISDSLVRLSIGLEAPEDLINDLDEAIKKIKVEPELVQ from the coding sequence ATGCAAGAGACAACAAACATTCTCCACAGTATCCCAACGGATCCATTGACTGGTGCGCTATCCGTGCCGATCTATCAAACATCGACCTTCCAGCAGGAAGCGCCGGGTGTCAACAAAGGCTTTGACTATAGCCGATCCAATAACCCCACGCGAAAAGCGCTAGAAGACTGTATAGCGCAGTTAGAAAATGGGATAGCTGGATTTGCCTTTGCCAGTGGACTGGCTGCAGTGGATGCGGTGATCAAGCTATGCCAATCGGGAGATGAGATCCTGGCAGTAGATGACATCTATGGCGGCACATTTCGTTCGTTTGAAAAACTCTACAAGAAATTTGGCATCACAGCCCGCTATGTAGACACTTCGGATCTGGATGCGGTTCATCAGGCCATTCGACGCAAAACAAAAATCATTTGGCTCGAAACACCTACCAACCCGACACTCAAGATCAGCGATATTCAAGCCATTGCCGAAATAGCCAAGGTACATGGCTGTCTGCTGGTGGTGGACAATACTTTTGCCTCCCCGGCCTTGCAAAAGCCCCTGGACCTGGGAGCAGATATCGTGCTGCACAGTGGCACGAAGTATCTGGCGGGGCATTCGGATGTGATCGCAGGACTGATAGCGGTCAAAACACAAGAACTGGCAGATGAAATCAAATTCATTCAGAATGCTACTGGTAGTATTTTGGGACCATGGGACAGCTGGTTGACACTGAGAGGAATCCAGACGCTGGAACTCAGAATCGAAAAGCAATGCCGCACCGCTCTAGAGGTGGCCAGACATCTGGTATCTTTGGATGCAGTGGATCAGGTCAACTATCCAGGCCTATTTTTCCATCCTAACCACGAATTGGCTGGAAAGCAACAAAAGCAATATGGTGCAGTGATCTCTTTTTCTTTTAAAGAAGATTCAAAAGAAATAGCGGAAACCTTCGTCTGCAACACAAAACTGTTCAAATTGGCCGAAAGTCTGGGGGGTGTAAAGAGCCTCTGCTGTCATCCTGCTAGCATGACGCACAAAGGCACGCCTGCAGAAACCAGACAGAAGGCTGGAATCAGCGATTCGCTGGTGCGACTGTCTATCGGACTGGAAGCGCCAGAGGATTTGATCAATGACCTGGACGAAGCAATTAAGAAAATAAAAGTAGAACCTGAATTGGTTCAATAA
- a CDS encoding VOC family protein — MNQIKTHIHVLVLIGLAALMFQSQPAFSQTDLNELRFTRATLIVRDLKTSAAWYRKFLQFKIEEYRPNKHVKMRNNDFQLILTQGNATLLKSQIRFKEGKKYINGITKIGFDINQFDSLHLYLERYEQKLAKDTYKDKNLSLNTFIAEDPDGNLIQFFDVPDNNTKYTVTPSFFTIQSSDYINTLKWYTSHLGFEEIEVVDDSNIHYQNFLKKDDITLELIHLPYESMETTEFMPVDRDLAMIEELTFKIGVAKNKAFELDNNGNKIVYMR, encoded by the coding sequence ATGAATCAGATCAAAACGCACATTCACGTACTAGTATTAATCGGCTTAGCGGCCCTGATGTTTCAATCTCAGCCCGCCTTTTCTCAAACAGACCTAAATGAGCTCAGGTTCACACGAGCTACTTTGATCGTTCGTGACCTCAAAACCTCTGCCGCATGGTATCGAAAATTCCTCCAGTTTAAAATAGAAGAATACCGCCCTAACAAGCATGTAAAAATGCGTAACAATGACTTTCAACTGATATTAACTCAGGGAAATGCCACTTTGCTGAAGTCACAAATTCGCTTCAAAGAAGGAAAGAAATACATCAATGGGATTACCAAAATAGGGTTTGACATCAACCAGTTTGACAGCTTGCATCTTTATCTCGAGAGATATGAACAAAAGTTAGCAAAAGACACTTACAAAGATAAAAACCTGAGCCTGAACACTTTCATAGCAGAAGATCCAGACGGCAATCTGATTCAATTTTTCGATGTTCCGGACAATAACACCAAATACACCGTTACCCCCAGTTTTTTCACTATCCAGTCCTCAGACTACATCAACACCTTGAAATGGTATACCAGTCACCTGGGCTTTGAAGAAATCGAAGTTGTGGACGATAGCAACATTCATTATCAAAACTTCCTTAAAAAAGATGACATCACGCTGGAACTGATTCATCTCCCATACGAATCGATGGAGACCACCGAATTTATGCCTGTAGACAGAGACCTGGCCATGATCGAGGAACTCACCTTCAAGATCGGAGTGGCGAAAAACAAGGCGTTTGAGCTTGACAATAACGGGAATAAAATTGTTTATATGAGATAA
- the sufB gene encoding Fe-S cluster assembly protein SufB, translated as MSNDDQILEEFTSKEYEHGWSVDLEADEAPAGLSEDIVRFISKKKEEPEWLLEWRLSAFAKWKNMKEPDWSNVKYPKIDYQAIKYYSAPKQKKKVNSLDDVDPELIETFEKLGISLNEQKRLTGVAVDAVIDSVSVATTFKETLGELGIIFCSFSEAVKDHPELVKKHLGSVVPVSDNYFSALNSAVFSDGSFCYIPKGVRCPMELSTYFRINAANTGQFERTLIVAEEGSYVSYLEGCTAPQRDENQLHAAVVEIIANRDAEVKYSTVQNWFPGDKNGKGGIYNFVTKRGICAGDNSKISWTQVETGSAVTWKYPSCILKGDNSVGEFYSVAVTNNYQQADTGTKMIHIGKNTKSRIVSKGISAGKSQNSYRGQVQVMKRAEKARNFSQCDSLLIGDQCGAHTFPYIDIENSTAQVEHEATTSKIGEDQIFYCTQRGIDEENAVALIVNGYAKEVLNKLPMEFAVEAQKLLALTLEGSVG; from the coding sequence ATGAGCAATGACGATCAAATATTAGAGGAATTCACCTCAAAAGAATATGAACATGGCTGGTCTGTAGACCTGGAAGCTGATGAAGCTCCTGCGGGTCTAAGCGAGGATATTGTTCGGTTTATTTCAAAAAAGAAAGAGGAACCTGAATGGCTGCTGGAGTGGAGGCTGAGTGCTTTCGCTAAGTGGAAGAACATGAAGGAGCCTGATTGGTCTAATGTGAAATACCCGAAGATAGACTATCAAGCCATCAAATATTACTCTGCGCCAAAGCAGAAAAAGAAGGTGAATAGCCTTGACGATGTAGATCCTGAGTTAATCGAAACTTTCGAGAAACTAGGGATATCTCTAAATGAACAAAAGCGTCTGACGGGTGTGGCTGTAGATGCTGTGATCGATTCAGTTTCTGTTGCTACGACCTTTAAAGAAACGCTCGGAGAATTAGGAATTATTTTCTGCTCTTTTAGTGAAGCAGTAAAAGACCACCCTGAACTGGTGAAAAAGCATTTGGGCTCAGTTGTGCCGGTATCGGACAACTACTTCTCTGCTTTGAATTCAGCGGTATTTTCAGATGGTTCATTTTGCTATATCCCGAAAGGAGTAAGGTGTCCAATGGAGCTTTCTACCTATTTCCGAATCAATGCAGCTAATACAGGTCAGTTCGAGAGAACCCTGATAGTGGCAGAAGAAGGATCATATGTAAGTTATCTTGAGGGATGTACGGCTCCACAAAGAGATGAAAATCAATTGCACGCGGCTGTAGTGGAGATCATTGCCAATCGTGATGCAGAAGTGAAATATTCAACCGTTCAGAACTGGTTCCCAGGTGATAAAAATGGTAAAGGAGGGATTTATAACTTCGTGACCAAGCGTGGGATCTGTGCTGGTGACAACTCTAAGATTTCGTGGACACAGGTAGAGACAGGTTCTGCAGTTACCTGGAAGTACCCATCATGTATACTGAAAGGAGATAATTCAGTAGGGGAGTTCTATTCTGTAGCGGTAACCAACAATTACCAGCAAGCGGATACAGGTACCAAAATGATTCACATCGGAAAGAATACCAAGTCAAGAATCGTATCCAAAGGTATTTCGGCTGGTAAATCTCAGAATTCATACAGAGGACAAGTACAGGTGATGAAGCGCGCCGAAAAAGCGAGAAACTTCTCACAGTGTGATTCCTTACTGATCGGTGATCAGTGTGGCGCACATACTTTTCCATATATAGATATTGAAAATTCGACGGCTCAGGTAGAGCACGAGGCGACCACTTCGAAAATCGGAGAGGATCAAATCTTCTACTGTACGCAGCGAGGAATCGACGAAGAAAATGCAGTAGCCTTGATCGTCAACGGATATGCCAAAGAAGTGCTGAATAAGCTCCCAATGGAGTTTGCTGTAGAGGCACAAAAGCTGTTGGCATTAACGCTTGAAGGGTCTGTGGGTTAA
- a CDS encoding four helix bundle protein, with protein MATFSKFEDLEVWQKARDFNSKLFPIVKKLREELKDFSLSDQINRSAGSCMDNIAEGFEREGNKEFVQFLAIAKASIGETRSQLYRAFDRNYINENEFESLKSDGEILSKNLAGFIKYLKSSDIKGNKFRGRG; from the coding sequence TTGGCGACCTTTTCAAAATTCGAAGATTTAGAAGTTTGGCAAAAGGCACGAGATTTTAATTCGAAATTATTTCCAATAGTAAAAAAGCTGAGAGAAGAATTAAAGGACTTTAGTCTATCTGATCAGATCAACCGTTCTGCAGGTTCTTGTATGGATAACATTGCTGAAGGGTTCGAAAGAGAAGGTAATAAGGAGTTTGTTCAATTCTTAGCTATTGCCAAAGCGTCCATTGGTGAAACACGATCCCAGCTTTATAGAGCATTTGATCGGAATTACATCAATGAAAATGAATTTGAGTCACTGAAAAGTGACGGTGAAATTTTAAGTAAAAACTTAGCTGGATTTATCAAGTACTTGAAGAGTTCAGATATAAAAGGGAATAAATTTAGAGGTAGAGGTTAG
- the sufC gene encoding Fe-S cluster assembly ATPase SufC gives MLSIKNLQAKVEEKEILRGINLEVKPGEVHAIMGPNGSGKSTLASVLAGREEYEVTGGEVEYLGQNLLDLAAEERAREGIFLAFQYPVEIPGVTTTNFMKTALNQIREHKGLEPLDAVAFLKQMKEKMKLVEIDQSLLSRSLNEGFSGGEKKRNEIFQMAMLEPKLALLDETDSGLDIDALRVVANGVNTLKSKDNATIVVTHYQRLLDYIVPDFVHVLYKGRIVKSGDKNLALELEERGYDWIIKDLEGAEA, from the coding sequence ATGCTAAGCATAAAAAACTTACAAGCAAAAGTAGAGGAGAAGGAAATCCTTAGAGGAATTAATTTGGAGGTGAAGCCGGGTGAGGTACATGCCATCATGGGACCGAATGGTTCTGGTAAGAGTACCCTCGCATCCGTTTTGGCAGGTCGTGAAGAATATGAAGTGACTGGAGGAGAAGTAGAGTATCTCGGACAAAATCTTCTGGATCTGGCGGCAGAAGAAAGAGCCAGAGAAGGCATCTTCTTGGCTTTCCAATATCCAGTTGAGATTCCTGGTGTGACTACTACTAACTTCATGAAGACTGCTCTGAACCAAATCAGAGAGCACAAAGGACTGGAGCCTTTGGATGCAGTGGCTTTCTTAAAGCAGATGAAGGAAAAAATGAAGCTTGTAGAGATTGACCAATCTTTGTTGAGTCGTTCGTTGAATGAAGGATTCTCAGGTGGAGAGAAGAAGAGAAACGAGATCTTCCAAATGGCGATGCTAGAGCCGAAACTAGCCCTACTGGATGAGACTGATTCAGGTTTGGATATCGATGCATTGAGAGTTGTGGCGAATGGGGTAAACACCTTGAAGAGCAAAGACAATGCAACCATCGTAGTGACTCACTATCAGCGTTTGTTGGATTATATCGTGCCTGATTTTGTACATGTATTGTACAAGGGTAGAATCGTGAAGTCTGGTGACAAGAATCTAGCACTGGAGCTGGAAGAAAGAGGATACGATTGGATCATCAAGGATTTGGAAGGAGCAGAAGCATAA
- the sufD gene encoding Fe-S cluster assembly protein SufD gives MSKEKIFGQELVDQAEQYLSNLNGNAIAHLKENRTNALAYLKEYGFPGPKAEEYKFTRLTKAISGKFDFAKPILDQELPLEKIQDLKSRHKGANILFFINGVYNTEHSEIVSKEDELRIDSLADRADADEWIAENSDPFQAQNNVYVNSGVVIEVPKNKKVAQPVICYYISVDNGANFGFVKNIYLANESSQADFVHFHLSAGKAATFVNETKNYLVKANAKVGLYKVQEESSQSVYVGNTNVYQEKDSVFSSYVFTFDGEMVRNNLNIKVDGEGCESNMYGLYLAKGKTHIDNHTSVDHMQPNTNSNELYKGIIDDQARGVFNGKIFVRQAAQKTNAFQSNGNILMSDTATINTKPQLEIWADDVKCSHGCTTGQLDEEAIFYLRARGIDKDKAKSMILLASAAEVIEQMHLGWLKMEITDKVMERLHV, from the coding sequence ATGAGTAAAGAAAAAATATTTGGTCAGGAACTGGTAGATCAGGCTGAGCAGTATCTCTCTAATCTAAATGGGAATGCAATTGCCCACCTGAAAGAAAACAGAACCAATGCACTGGCTTATTTGAAGGAATATGGTTTTCCTGGACCTAAGGCAGAGGAGTATAAATTTACTCGTTTGACAAAGGCCATTTCGGGGAAATTTGATTTTGCCAAGCCGATACTGGATCAAGAGCTTCCTTTGGAGAAAATCCAAGACCTAAAGTCTAGACACAAAGGAGCTAACATTCTGTTTTTCATCAATGGGGTTTACAATACGGAGCATTCCGAGATTGTGTCCAAAGAAGATGAATTGAGAATAGATTCGTTGGCAGATAGAGCAGATGCAGATGAGTGGATTGCAGAAAACAGCGATCCGTTTCAGGCGCAAAACAATGTTTACGTCAATAGTGGGGTAGTCATCGAGGTGCCTAAGAATAAGAAAGTGGCACAGCCGGTGATTTGTTATTATATCTCGGTTGACAATGGTGCCAACTTTGGCTTTGTGAAGAATATCTATTTGGCAAACGAAAGTAGCCAGGCGGACTTTGTTCACTTTCACCTCTCTGCTGGCAAAGCAGCGACTTTTGTGAATGAGACTAAGAACTATTTGGTAAAGGCCAACGCTAAAGTAGGCTTGTACAAAGTACAGGAAGAGTCTAGCCAGTCGGTCTATGTAGGTAACACCAACGTGTATCAGGAAAAAGACAGCGTGTTTTCTTCCTACGTATTCACATTCGATGGTGAGATGGTTAGAAATAACCTAAACATCAAAGTGGATGGAGAAGGTTGTGAGAGCAACATGTACGGATTGTACCTGGCCAAAGGAAAGACACATATAGACAACCATACCTCTGTCGATCACATGCAGCCTAATACGAACAGTAATGAGTTGTATAAGGGTATCATTGATGATCAGGCACGTGGTGTGTTCAACGGAAAGATATTTGTACGACAAGCAGCACAGAAAACGAATGCATTTCAGTCTAATGGCAACATTTTGATGTCGGATACTGCAACTATTAATACCAAACCACAGTTGGAGATTTGGGCAGACGATGTGAAATGTTCGCACGGCTGTACAACTGGTCAGCTCGACGAAGAGGCGATCTTCTATCTAAGAGCAAGAGGTATTGATAAGGATAAAGCGAAATCTATGATTTTGCTAGCCAGTGCTGCGGAGGTAATTGAGCAGATGCATTTGGGTTGGTTGAAAATGGAAATCACTGACAAGGTGATGGAAAGATTACACGTTTAA